From one Planctomycetia bacterium genomic stretch:
- a CDS encoding PIG-L family deacetylase produces MPKTLLAIGAHYDDCVFGVPGLMLQAVAKHYRVVNLSLIGDYQGWPPIGDRHAELIAGTKELNLSYGVETRFLDFKSHRFDVNETTKRAVAQAVAEINPDVAVMLWRHDHHDDHVVASELSGIALRYASSLVTAPQYRPPRKIYLYDNGPRHTIGFEPDVFVDVSDVWPRAIEWLGRLMALVRNETYVPGDPDSARQTKESLARYRGQTCGVKYAEALRGMNVEPREVL; encoded by the coding sequence ATGCCGAAAACTCTGCTCGCGATCGGTGCCCATTACGACGACTGCGTCTTCGGCGTGCCGGGGCTCATGCTGCAAGCCGTGGCCAAGCACTACCGCGTCGTGAATCTTTCTTTGATCGGCGACTACCAGGGCTGGCCTCCGATCGGCGATCGTCATGCAGAACTCATCGCCGGGACGAAGGAATTGAACTTGAGCTACGGCGTCGAGACGCGCTTTCTCGATTTCAAGTCGCACCGGTTCGATGTGAACGAAACGACGAAGCGGGCCGTTGCACAGGCGGTGGCGGAGATCAATCCCGACGTCGCCGTGATGCTCTGGCGTCACGACCATCACGATGATCACGTCGTCGCGTCGGAGTTGAGCGGTATTGCGCTGCGTTATGCTTCCTCGTTGGTCACTGCGCCGCAGTATCGTCCGCCGCGTAAAATCTACCTCTACGACAACGGGCCGCGACATACGATCGGCTTCGAGCCCGACGTGTTCGTCGATGTCTCGGACGTGTGGCCCCGTGCGATCGAGTGGCTCGGTCGCCTCATGGCATTGGTGCGCAACGAAACCTACGTGCCGGGCGATCCGGATAGCGCACGGCAAACGAAGGAATCACTGGCTCGCTATCGCGGACAAACGTGCGGCGTCAAATACGCCGAAGCGCTGCGAGGCATGAACGTCGAACCGCGCGAGGTACTGTAA